The following DNA comes from Sorex araneus isolate mSorAra2 chromosome 5, mSorAra2.pri, whole genome shotgun sequence.
GGTGCTTAAAAGAGGTGGAGAACAGAATCGAAGAGCAACTTGGCATCTCCAGACCGCTGAAAACTTCACTTTCCCTGTTGTGTCTGCCTTTGCTTCCCTCCCAGATGCCCCATCCCCGACGGTACCACTCCTCAGATCGAGGCAGCAGAGTAAGTTACCATGAGCATTATCGGAGCCGGAAACACAAGCGACGAAGAAGCCGTTCGTGGTCGAGCAGCAGTGACCGGACCCGGCGGCGCCGGCGTGAAGACAGCTACCATGTCCGCTCCCGCAGGTGCGCTCAAGGGGCACCCCAGCCATGCTTCCACAGACATTTCTTGGTTCCGTGCCAGGCAGCGGGTTGAAGGTGGTGCTTGAGATGCTAACAGTGAGccacttgtgctcaggggttaagagGTATCACAGGAGGAAGTTTCTGGCGAGGGGCCTAGGGAACATCCAGCCTGTTTGGTTGGCGTGAGAACTTCCCAGAATACACCTGCGCTTCTCTGAAGAGCGAGGGAGAAGTGGCGACAGAAGGGGCAAGCCGCTGCCAGACGGTGGCCGATGGGTAGCTGTTGAGTCAGCAGTAGAGCCCGAGCTCGGGCTGCCTGGTTTGATGGTGGAGAGGAGAAGCTGCAAGGAGAGCTGGTCCTGTGTGCCAttgtggtgctgaggaggggGGCTGTCCTGGTGACCTCTCTCTGTTCATGCACTTCGCTCCTCCCCAGGTGGCGTGTTTCTCTCTGAGCCATTTCCTGGCAGCCTCCTTTGTCCCCACCAAGGGTGGCCCGGCCCCGTGGAGTGGCAGGCATATGGCCCGACCGGGTACACCTGGTGAGTGTCAGTTGTCCCGCAGCAGTTATGACGACCGATCCTCGGACCGGAGGGCCTACGACCGCCGATACTGTGGCAGCTACAGGCGCAACGACTACAGCCGGGAGCGGGGCGAGGCCTACTACGATGCGGACTACCGACACTCCTATGAATACCACCGGGAGGACAGCAGCTACCGTAGCCAGCGCAGCAGCCGCAGGAAGCATCGGCGGCGCCGGCGACGCAGCCGCACGTTCAGCCGTTCCTCTTCGGTGAGTGccagcccaggcccctcccttcccccccccccgtgcttcAGGCTCCTGGGGACTCTGGTAAGTGCCAAATCTTCTTGCTTTCACCTGAGTATCGGGGCATGAACATTGAGGCGGGCCCTGAGCCGCACCACTCTCTTGGAAGCTCTCTGGCTCTGGGGACCCCCGGAATCTGCTTTGGAGACACATGTGGGCTCGGAGCAGTGTGACTTCCCCAGCGCGCATGCCGGGCTACCATGTTGCGAGCAGCAACGCTGCCCCCGGGAGTTTCCACCCGCGAGTGGGCACCTTGCTTGTGAAATGCCGTTTTCTGCCCCAAGGCCTGGGCTCCATGGCCCCCAGTTGGCaggcaagctggggtgggggcaaggggagagGAGACGTGTGCCTGCTTGGAAGGGCATCGCCTAGAGCATGGGGCTTTGGGTGACACTGGCAACGACactactctcagctctgcccaTGCCTCTCCCTGTCCCCAAGTGGGGTTTGGGACTTGGGGTTATGCGCCGCTCTCTCTTCTCACCCCAATCCGCCTTACTGCATCTGACGTGTTCCCTTCCACTGTCCCCCATCATCGTCTGTCCCCCCTGGCTGGGCGCCTGTGACCGGTGACCCCTCCACCACCCACCCCGACTCCCGGCCCCCGCTCCGACACCTGGCTTGCTccgaccccccccgccccccgccagcagCACAGCAGCCGGAGAGCCAAGAGTGTAGAGGACGACGCTGAGGGCCACCTCATCTACCACGTCGGGGACTGGCTACAAGAGCGATGTACAAGCCGAATCGTAACGATCCCATAGCCTGTAACGGTCCCATAGCCATCCTAACGCCCCAAGCCACCCTGAGCCACAGCCTCGTTTGCCTTCTCTCAGTGGTGGTGTTAACTGGGTGGTTGGAGTTGCTGTTGAGAACTGACCTCTGCTGTCCACTCCCAGCTCTCATGGCCCCTGGGTTAAAGGTGGTGGGACTCGTGCAGGGGTTTTCTTCCCCTGTGACCATCTGTATCTGTCCCCCCTTCCTTCATCTCACCCCAGGTTATGGTTCCCTTTCCCCTTCCGACGCAGCTCATTGCCCtcgctctctccttccctctcccccaccctgctgTCTCATTTCAGACGAGATCGTCAGCACCCTGGGAGAAGGCACCTTCGGCCGCGTGGTGCAGTGTGTCGACCATCGCAGGTACCTGTCTGGCCCTTCGCCACTCCATACCAAGAGTCAGCTGAGCCCCAGGAATGGGACTCGTTAGTCCCCAACCAAATCCTTTCCTGCCCACCCACAGGGGTGGGGCTCGGGTTGCTCTGAAGATCATTAAGAATGTGGAGAAGTACAAGGAGGCAGCTCGACTTGAAATCAACGTACTAGAGAAGATTAACGAGAAGGATCCTGACAACAAGAAGTGAGCGGGCAGGGGCACCCAGGGGTGTCGTTTGCAGGGTGCTTTCTCAGCCCAGGATGGCCTCTGTAGGCGAACGTCCCTGAAATGGCCTTGAGTcagagttacttttttttttttgaagtaaaacagattttatttggaggatttttgaagggaaggaggaagagaaaagtgggagagtggagagtaggAGAGACAGAGTAACGCGCTCGAGAGAATGTGAGCTTCTCCAGGGGCTTagagagcccctgcacacatcccagcgttagataggaaagcatgaaagtacatctcaagaggggaggtgctggtaacatgtgctcggccacacggGCACAAACAGCGCATGGGcccgggcagcatatgcgcccagAGTTAACATTTTTATTCCAAGCTTGAGGGGGTGGGGTTTTGTTCATGAAGTGATTTTAGGGGGCATGGGGCAATAGTAcaccaggtaaggcacttgccttggatgtgattgacctgggtttgatccctgacatccatatggtccctggagcccaccaggaataatccctgagcatagagccaggagtaagccctgagcaccaacaagtgtggtccccaaacaaaactgtATTAAAAGAGGAGAtccccatgaaataaaagaaaaatcaaacaccGCAAGTTGGGATGTGGGCAATTCCAAAATGCGAtgtacacccccccccaaaaaaaaatgggatggggatggggttTGGGCTGTGGCCTTTAGTGCATagaatagcccctttagtgcacAGGTGCTGTTGTCCGGATGGAGCCTAGGAGACTGACCTGGGCCTCCAGTAGGTGGAGTATGCATGCCAGCCCTGGGAGACATCCGCAGCCAAAAATGGAATTTTTCGTACCTAAAGTTCTATAGATGAGGCCACATTTATATCTACTGTTCTCTTTTCACAACTCTCATGAGCCGAATACAGAAGAACATTCGGTGGTGGCCTGAGTCTGGGGGACTGGGCAGGGGCTTGGTGGGGACTGGTGCTGAGTGGATTTCAGGACTTGGGAGTGACAGTCTGACAACCCGGACCCagcactcctgatggttcttcaACAAGGggatgactttttatttttttattttttatttttttgcttttttgggtcacacccagcgatgctcaggggttactcctggctttgcactcaggaattactcctggcggtgcttggaggaccacatgatgggatgccggggatcgaacccgggtcagccgcgtgcaaggccttaccctctgtgctatcgctcccaacaaggggatgatttttaaaaacaatttaaaatgccGGGAAGCACTTAGAAGCTGGTAGTATTGCCCCTACCCACACCCGTGCTTTTTTCTTGGGTCTGCCAAAAAGTCCATTCCTTGCCTGGGAGGAATGTCCTGGTCACACTAGCTGGCATGCCTGGAGTTTCAGTGCTGCGGCATCCCTTGGAGGGGTGGTAGGGAGATGGGAGCGCATCCAACATCCCCTTTCCCcgtctctcttctcagcctttgTGTCCAGATGTTTGACTGGTTTGACTACCATGGCCACATGTGTATCTCCTTTGAGCTTCTGGGCCTTAGCACCTTCGATTTCCTCAAAGACAACAACTACCTGCCTTACCCCATCCACCAAGTGCGCCACATGGCCTTCCAGCTGTGCCAGGCCGTCAAGTGTGAGTGGGGTGGGCTGAGGCCAATTCTGGGGGCGCCCCTCCCTCATGGGACCTCTTCTGTCagttgtgcactggtgaagcccCTAAATAAGGATCTTGGTGCTCTGTACTTCTATTTCCTGACTTGTTAACATCGCGTCTTCTGACTTTGCTCCTTGAGTGGTCTCTACACCATCACCCATTGCTCTTAGCTCCAGCCCAGCTAACACTGGAAGAAAAAGACTCTGGAGTTAAAATACTAGGTTGCCTCTTTCccccttcattttcctttcttgggAAAATGTAAGTCAGGTAGCAggttcagagagacaaagactcCTCATGCCTTCTGAGAGGAGATGCCCTGCACAGGTCCGGGCGCGCCAAGGTCATTCAGCTGAAGGCCAGGTGGGGAATTGGGTCTAGCCCCAGGTTCCTCTGGAATCTTCAGGGCATGCTGGTTTCACAGAGTCGGGATCATCAGGTTCATGTATGGGTCAGACTCAGGACAAACATAGAACCCGCAGTGAGACATCTTGTACATCACTTGAGGACCGCATATAGGTGTTATGTAAGTGAATGAGGAACTTCTTAGACCAGGAATTTCATTTGGAAGTTGAGCAGAAAGCAGCCGAGTCACTGGACGTGCTGCctccccagctctgggctcagtgccAGTCAGCCCTGGACGCCTGTGCAACCAGCCTGACCTGGCCTTCTCCCCTGCAGTCCTCCATGATAACAAGCTGACACATACGGACCTCAAGCCTGAAAACATTCTCTTTGTGAATTCGGACTATGAGCTCACCTACAACCTAGAGAAGGTGAGATGAAGGGGTCTCTAGCCTTGGCCAGTGGAAGCAAGCAGCCACTTTGCCTTGCTCCTTTGAatcctttcactctctcttgccttttttttctcctattcTGGCTCTACCTGAGTCAAGATAAAAAGCCACAACAGactgaaaggagggagagggattTTATTGTTGGGTGACcctccgcagtgctcagggctcaatcctggtggggctttgagACCCACTGGGGTGCTAGGTGATGACCAAACCTGGGCccaatgcatgcaaggcaagtgccttacccactgtactatttttctggcccaggGAATTTTGCAAAAGACTAAATTCGGAAGAGAAGGAAGAgtctggagcaacagtatagtggataaggcaattgccttgcacatggctgacctaggtttgatccctggtaccctgagcactgccaggagcggcccacaaatcaaaacaaaattggaAGAGAACATATTTTGAGAAATAGCTCAAAACTATAAGAAAGTGAAAATGCTTTGAAGATTCTGATTTGGGCTGGCTTCTCTTTCATAGATGTCTGTTtctgggaggaaaggggagaTCCCAGCCCAGGGAGCTCCTTGCCTTGATTTCTTTGCAACTGTTACACATTTGCAGAAAATGTAACACAGTAGTCACTGGAGCTAAAGATATACCAGTGAATACTGTGTATCATAGTGGCCAGTCAGGCTGCTTGCATACATAAAGATCTGCATGCTTTAGTTAGCTTTCTTTAGTCCTGTTCTCCCCTAGGCCGGAAGCGGGTTTTGGGGGGGTTCCAAAGGAGACAGTTCTCTGGCTTGGTGGGAGTAAGCAGAGGCCACAGCTAACTTTTTTTGAGACCCGAAGTACGTGAGAGAACAGCAGGAAAACCTGCCTGCTGGGCCACGGTGGTTCACTTTCATTCGACTTGCCTCCCAGAAGCGAGATGAGCGCAGTGTGAAGAGCACGGCCGTGCGTGTGGTGGACTTTGGCAGTGCTACCTTTGATCATGAGCACCATAGCACCATTGTCTCCACGCGCCATTACCGGGCCCCAGAGGTCATTCTTGGTAAGCGGGGGCAAAGGTGGTGGTTAAGGTCTGTAAGGGGGTGTGGTGAGTGGGGATCCCTGAACCTAATGCCTTTTCCCTCCTGTCATACCCCAGAGTTGGGCTGGTCCCAGCCTTGTGACGTGTGGAGCATAGGCTGCATCAT
Coding sequences within:
- the CLK2 gene encoding dual specificity protein kinase CLK2 isoform X2, whose protein sequence is MPHPRRYHSSDRGSRVSYHEHYRSRKHKRRRSRSWSSSSDRTRRRRREDSYHVRSRSSYDDRSSDRRAYDRRYCGSYRRNDYSRERGEAYYDADYRHSYEYHREDSSYRSQRSSRRKHRRRRRRSRTFSRSSSHSSRRAKSVEDDAEGHLIYHVGDWLQERYEIVSTLGEGTFGRVVQCVDHRRGGARVALKIIKNVEKYKEAARLEINVLEKINEKDPDNKNLCVQMFDWFDYHGHMCISFELLGLSTFDFLKDNNYLPYPIHQVRHMAFQLCQAVKFLHDNKLTHTDLKPENILFVNSDYELTYNLEKKRDERSVKSTAVRVVDFGSATFDHEHHSTIVSTRHYRAPEVILELGWSQPCDVWSIGCIIFEYYVGFTLFQTHDNREHLAMMERILGPIPSRMIRKTRKQKYFYRGRLDWDENTSAGRYVQENCKPLRRYLTSEAEEHHELFDLIESMLEYEPAKRLTLGEALQHPFFARLRADPPNAKLWDSSRDISR
- the CLK2 gene encoding dual specificity protein kinase CLK2 isoform X1 yields the protein MPHPRRYHSSDRGSRVSYHEHYRSRKHKRRRSRSWSSSSDRTRRRRREDSYHVRSRSSYDDRSSDRRAYDRRYCGSYRRNDYSRERGEAYYDADYRHSYEYHREDSSYRSQRSSRRKHRRRRRRSRTFSRSSSQHSSRRAKSVEDDAEGHLIYHVGDWLQERYEIVSTLGEGTFGRVVQCVDHRRGGARVALKIIKNVEKYKEAARLEINVLEKINEKDPDNKNLCVQMFDWFDYHGHMCISFELLGLSTFDFLKDNNYLPYPIHQVRHMAFQLCQAVKFLHDNKLTHTDLKPENILFVNSDYELTYNLEKKRDERSVKSTAVRVVDFGSATFDHEHHSTIVSTRHYRAPEVILELGWSQPCDVWSIGCIIFEYYVGFTLFQTHDNREHLAMMERILGPIPSRMIRKTRKQKYFYRGRLDWDENTSAGRYVQENCKPLRRYLTSEAEEHHELFDLIESMLEYEPAKRLTLGEALQHPFFARLRADPPNAKLWDSSRDISR
- the CLK2 gene encoding dual specificity protein kinase CLK2 isoform X3, whose protein sequence is MPHPRRYHSSDRGSRVSYHEHYRSRKHKRRRSRSWSSSSDRTRRRRREDSYHVRSRSYDDRSSDRRAYDRRYCGSYRRNDYSRERGEAYYDADYRHSYEYHREDSSYRSQRSSRRKHRRRRRRSRTFSRSSSQHSSRRAKSVEDDAEGHLIYHVGDWLQERYEIVSTLGEGTFGRVVQCVDHRRGGARVALKIIKNVEKYKEAARLEINVLEKINEKDPDNKNLCVQMFDWFDYHGHMCISFELLGLSTFDFLKDNNYLPYPIHQVRHMAFQLCQAVKFLHDNKLTHTDLKPENILFVNSDYELTYNLEKKRDERSVKSTAVRVVDFGSATFDHEHHSTIVSTRHYRAPEVILELGWSQPCDVWSIGCIIFEYYVGFTLFQTHDNREHLAMMERILGPIPSRMIRKTRKQKYFYRGRLDWDENTSAGRYVQENCKPLRRYLTSEAEEHHELFDLIESMLEYEPAKRLTLGEALQHPFFARLRADPPNAKLWDSSRDISR
- the CLK2 gene encoding dual specificity protein kinase CLK2 isoform X4: MPHPRRYHSSDRGSRVSYHEHYRSRKHKRRRSRSWSSSSDRTRRRRREDSYHVRSRSYDDRSSDRRAYDRRYCGSYRRNDYSRERGEAYYDADYRHSYEYHREDSSYRSQRSSRRKHRRRRRRSRTFSRSSSHSSRRAKSVEDDAEGHLIYHVGDWLQERYEIVSTLGEGTFGRVVQCVDHRRGGARVALKIIKNVEKYKEAARLEINVLEKINEKDPDNKNLCVQMFDWFDYHGHMCISFELLGLSTFDFLKDNNYLPYPIHQVRHMAFQLCQAVKFLHDNKLTHTDLKPENILFVNSDYELTYNLEKKRDERSVKSTAVRVVDFGSATFDHEHHSTIVSTRHYRAPEVILELGWSQPCDVWSIGCIIFEYYVGFTLFQTHDNREHLAMMERILGPIPSRMIRKTRKQKYFYRGRLDWDENTSAGRYVQENCKPLRRYLTSEAEEHHELFDLIESMLEYEPAKRLTLGEALQHPFFARLRADPPNAKLWDSSRDISR